A part of Gossypium hirsutum isolate 1008001.06 chromosome A07, Gossypium_hirsutum_v2.1, whole genome shotgun sequence genomic DNA contains:
- the LOC107956402 gene encoding uncharacterized protein — protein MAKIETEVADFVVRCLTCQQIKAEHQLPSSLLQPIKIPLWKWERVMIGFKLAKLYLSDVVRLHEVLVYIISDGDPRFTSRFWGKLHKALGLRLDFSIVFHPQTDGQSEMLGEQRVLGPELVSKTEVRLIRDHLKVASDRQKSYTDLKRRKIEYSVRDFVFLKQVGPVAYQLELPLELGQIHDIFHVSMLRHYHSDPRYIVPLEEIEFRPDLTFKEKSVQILERDVKVL, from the exons ATGGCCAAGATTGAAACGGAAGTTGCCGATTTTGTGGTTagatgtctgacatgccagcagattaaggctgagcaccaattgccttcaaGTTTGCTGCAGCCAATTAAAATTCCCCTTTGGAAGTGGGAACGTGTAATGATAGgcttt AAGCTGGCAAAACTTTATCTTTCTGACGTAGTGAGACTACATGAGGTACTGGTTTATATTATCTCTGATggggatcctcgcttcacatctcgattttgggggAAATTGCATAAGGCTTTGGGTTTAAGATTGGATTTCAGTATTgttttccatcctcagacagatggccaatctgaaaTG TTAGGCGAGCAACgtgttttgggtcctgagttggtttccaaGACAGAGGTAAGGTTGATTCGGGATCATCTGAAAGTGgcttctgataggcaaaagtcttatacGGATCTAAAGAGACGtaagattgagtattctgtgaggGACTTTGTGTTTTTAAAG CAAGTGGGACCAGTTGCTtaccagttggagctacctctggAGTTGGGTCAGATTCATGATATAttccacgtctcgatgttgaggcactACCACTCTGATCCTAGGTATATTGTCCCTCTTGAGGAGATTGAGTTTAGGCCAGACCTAACCTTTAAGGAGAAGTCGGTTCAAATTTTGGAACGTGACGTAAAGGTTCTGTAG